GTGGCTTTTGGACAGCACATACCACCTGTGTGAGAATCTGATTATTCTGAAATCTATGATCTGTAATGTGTGTTTTGTCACTCAGTGGAAGGACCATGGCTTGCAGGGTCAGACAGACGGACGTCATTGCTCTGCTATGGAAGAGCTACGTGACTCTAAGCTGTCCTCAGGGGATTCTGACGTGCAAAGGTTGAGATTGCACCGTGAGACTGCTTCCCTCCTTCCAGCTCAGGTATTTTTCTGTGGCTCGAACCCTCAGGGGTTCTTCTGTCCACCCTGCTGCTGAGACTTCTGCAGACCTCCTTCATCTGCAGGGGCTTGAGGGGAGCAGCCAGGAGGTAGTCTCCAACCCTATGCCAACTCTTGCATTTTGATTCTAGAAAGGGGATCAGCACTTTGAAACCACTGGGGCCCAAGTACCCTTTGTGTGTCAGAACAGAGCTATTAGGACTGCTTTCTGGAGACATCTTGCCTGTACTTTGTTCCACCTTCCCGTGGCTAACCATCCCTTAATCTTCAAAATGAGTTGCAACCCTTTCCTCTTAGTTAattgtaaagcaaaaaaaaaaaaaaaaattcttcttggcTGTGTAGTAGGTTAAttgagggcttcctggtggctcggtggtaaagaattcacctgccaatgtgggagatgtgggttcgatccctgggtcgagaagatcccctggagaaggaaatggcaacccactccagtattcttgcctagagaattcccatggacagaggagtctgatgggctacagtcctgtggttgcaaagagtcagacacaacttagtgaccaaccAATAAGAAGAGTAATTGAATTTGAGTTTCTTGGGAGATTTTCACTTCGTTAAAAAATCTTCAATTCTTATCAAACACTTAGATATAAAATGTCACCTTCCTGGAGGTAGCCTAAAGTCTGTCTCTAGTTTTACAGagcttttttgaatttttttgtgaGATTAGGGGCTGCTGAATACTTTATTCAAAAGTTAGCTGATGAGGCAGGGAAACTGAAGCTGGGTAAAAAGGAGCAGAGACTGAGCCCCCCTTTCTCCCATCCCAATCCCTTCTTGCTTGGACACACTCAGTGGCTCCCTGGAGACCAGGTGGATCCTGACTGCCTTAGCGCTCCACAGAGTCAGAGTAGCAAGTCCTCACTATTTGGGTCACTTGTGAGATtctatttatgctttttttttcttggactgtgattgtggttttgattatgatattttataaaaagatcTAGGGGTGCTGTTTGTAACATCACCCACTTGAGAGATTGCCTCTCTGAACACGCGTGGGAGAGATAGCAGGTATGGTATTAGGAGGGTGGTGTTCCTCCATGGATGCTCTGGACCTTGTAGCTACTTAGGCTCCCCTTTCTGCTGAGCAGATAGGAAGCTTGATGTCAAGACTGTGGCCACCTTGAGGAAATGGCTAGTGCATGACAGTGTATAGTTTGGGGTACTAACTTTACCccagttttttcttcttaaaattgttttccatttgtCATTTCCTTATTCATCTGTTTACTTCTCTTCTGACATGTAATACCCTTGTTAGCCCCATCATTCTTTTTAGAAGAAGTTGGTGTATAAATTAGCAAATATATAAGAACTGtcctaaatattttaagaaaccaTCCTCTTGATCCTCACACTCTGGTGTGAGCTGTAGGCTGGGCTGTTGCAGAAGTCACCTGGCTGGTTGtgccctatcccatccctctccTTTCTGCAGCCCTTTCCTGCAGAGTCGACCCAGCCACACAGGGTAGATGCTTCTCTGAGCAAACACCTCCATTTCTAGACCCATTTCCCATGGTTCCCCTTCTGTACTTCTGCAGCTCTGGTTCTGCCACTCTGCCCTCCCTCTGCTTGTCATTTCTGTGAACCTGAAGCCCTCTTCCCACCCCTTCATCTCTCTCCGCTCTGTGTTGGTTTCCTCTGTGAAAGCAGGGCGGACCACTTCCTGGATGCTACTTCCTCTCCTGCTCATGTGTTGGGTCACACTAACTGGGCTGCTCACCCACAGGGGCCTTTGTGCAAGTTAGAACAAGGTACTGCATAGGACTTCCTACTACTGGAAACCCATCCGATAAATGTATGAGTCCAGGCTGTTTACCCTGTGAGGGGCGCCCTGAGTGGGTGGAGGGTAGAGGGGTGTGCCTGCCTGTGCACTTGTGCTCCATGGCCCCGTGTTGTAATTGGTGGGAATTGTCCATATCCCCAGCACCATCAGTCTGGCCAGGGCAGGCCCTCAACACCTGTTTGCTAAGCTAAAGGAAGAACAAAGGTGTGAATTCATGCCATGCTCTTGTCTGAAAAATAGCAGGGAAAGCACACTTGACAAGGCTTTTGCACTGAATGTTGTGAATATATTATAACGCTGAGATgtaattttttccccccacatctCAGTATTTCTGAAATGACAGATACCTTAGTCAGTGGACTGTGGTAGGTGAAGACACCGCCCCTGGAGCTGGACTACTTGGGCCTGAATCCCAGGGCTACCACTCACACACTTGTGAGATTCTGGGCATTTTACTTAATcgttttgtgcctcagttttaaCAGCAGTTTGTTCCTCTACTTCCTGGTGTTGTCGTGAGAGTTTAATGGATTAATATATGTGCagtgctggctcagatggtaaagcgtctgtctacaatgcgggagacccggattcgatccctgggtcgggaagatcccctggggaaggaaatggcaatccactccagtactattgcctggaaaattccatggacagaggagcttggtaggctacagtccatggggttgcaaagagttagacacgactgagcgacttcactttcctttcactttagaATATCACCAGGCACATAATAAATAGTAAGAGATATGAGTAGTAGCTGTTAGCAGCACCATTAAAGGCGACATAGACATTCACTatattgctgttttcttttaacCCTGAAAAGCTGTTTTAATCCATGGAGCACAGCTTACATGGCTAAGCATCCCATGTCAGTAGCTGCAGACTGGCCGCATTCTGTGTGCTGAGGTTGAATGCCCTCTCTTCCCGCACCAGTTTCTGGTTTGCTGCAGGAGAACATGCAGAGTGCACAGTATGCTGACAGGAAACCAGCaggctttgttttttcttcttaatatagcaaaagagaaagaggggaaaCCCAGATAAGGCTCATTTTAGAACTTCTCCAAAGCTTAGACTGGTAATAAGTCTTAGCTGTGTAAAACTATCAACCAAAGAAAATTGTATTTGAGAAAGTGATTATGTATCCATTAATTCATTCACTGCACTAAGCAGCTTGtcggattttagttccctgaccagggattgaactcaggctcttggcagtgagagcctggaggcttacccactggaccaccaggggaattcCCTGAAAAAGTTCTTCTAATGTAGTTTTTGTCTGATTGCAGGGCAGCCTTCCTTAGATGGTTTTCAAGGAAACTGGGCTATGAAGTGGCAAAGGTAATGACTGTTCTGGGGCCTAGCTCCCCATCTGGTGCCTCCCGGTGTCCTCAGGTTAGACAGTAGATGGATGTCTCTCCCCAAATAGTTGTGGGTTCCCCTGGTCCTCACTCTTCACTTGTGGCTGGCTGCAAGACCACGTCAGGGATGTGGTGGCTCTTCTCTGAATTGCTTAAGACTTTTCCTCCCGTCTCATGCTCAGTTGAGAAACGATAGCCGTGTAGGAAGCTGTGCATGACTCCTGCTCACTGCCACACCCTGTTGAGCTCTCCTTCACGTTAAGCAAGATCTGACTAATGCATTCTTTGGAGATGCTCTGCCTGTTTTCATCCTGAGACTAAATGTTTTTTTCCCAGATCACACTACTGTAATTGAGTTTACCCTCCACTTTGAGAAATATCCTTACCTACCAGAGAGCACAGCCGAGACTCCCACGGCATTGGAGGACACTGATTTGGAGTTTTGGTACCCTTTCCTTAGTTGAACAAAACAGTATATGAGTAAACAATATAGGGATGAtctgaaactttttttaattCGATTTATCTAAACCCTGAGTTTGATATTTCTGTGtagaactggtcaactttagCCTTGTCAGAGGGTGTGTTCAATGACCATTTCCCAGAAAGAGTATCTACATGAGGAACTTCCTCCAACAGGCCTTCTTCTGAACCTTCAGGATTCATTTACCTTCAGGTTGCAGAAATGATAGGCAGGCAGCTGTTCTTACTCTCCATCGCCTAGAAAGTGGAGGAGCAGACAGTGGGAATGTGTTCATCTTGACTCAGGTTGGTTAGCAGAGACACTCGGACACTCGCTGATCTGAGTCCAGTGCAGTGGGTTTGGTGCACTGAACTTGCTGAGCTGGCTcctctccatctcttcattcagcCCGAAAGTCATGGCcagtttccttatccaggggGTGGGCCATTTctcaaaatatgaaagaaagcaGCCAGTGACTGCTCAGGCCCGCTTGTAGGCTTACAAGACCAGCTATTGCCACAAAGGGAGAAGCTTCCTGTTTACCAGCCGGCGTGAGACAAAGTGGTTGTGCTTCCTGGCTGTGTGGGACTTGGCacgtgggccacattctgtccaTCAGGACGGCAGGGCTGAATGCCTGCTCTGTGCTCAGCCCTTGCCCCTGTGGCCCCGGTCCTGGATGCAGGCCACCCTCCGGAGGGCACTTTCACTTGGActccagaactggccctggcctTCTGAAAGGGAAGGCGGCCTTGCCTCCTTGCTGGCTTCCTCCGTAGCTTTCCCTTCCCCATGGGGCCCAGTCCAGGCAGAACCCTTGGCACGAACCTGAATCTCACCATAAATTCACATCTTTTGTTCCTAAGTCTCTAGGAAGCAGGATGTCAATGCCTCTGGGGAAACAGGTCTTTTTCGCCGGAGTGGCAGCTAGTGGGAGCTGCGCCATCCTGTACTACCTGGTCCAGAGTAAGTATCCGGTGAAGCGCCCACGGCAAGGCCGCCTCCTAGTTCTCTTGGCCCTTTCCTCCATCAAAGGAAATACTTCAGATGCTTTCAGCAGATTAGAGACAGACGGAAAGGGCTATTTTGAGCAGCCAGTATACCATTCCATTGGCTATAGCTTCCTTCTCATCCTGTAATCCCAGTTTTCCCAGGAGCCACAAGAACAAATAAAAGGAACAGGACTCATTTGCGTAAGAAGCCTTGAAAAAGCAAGATGGGCTTTCACCCCTGTGCACACACAGGGGATCCATCAAGATTTCTGAGATTATGTAAAGAACAAAGGAAAGGGGGCTACCAGATGGTTCCCAGGTGTGGCTTTCTCCAGTGTCCTCAGCCTGTTCACCCTGCCATTCTCTGCTGTTCAGTTAGTGGCAGGCGGGACACCTTGAGCTGGGGactggggcaggagcagaagataaAAGCAGAGTCCAGGCTGGCAAAATCCTGACAGATGCGGCTTTCAGCCCCATTGCACCTAAATTTGAATTTGTAAAGATAGACCACGATCATTGGGAGCAGCTGAGACATTTAAGGGCATTTCAGTGCTACTGGTTGcgaagcagcagcagaaagactgACTTTCTTTGAAGATCTTTTATGCCTGCCCGGCTTGGCTCCTCACCCTGTTACTTCCTGCCCTGACGTGAGCATCACTCACAGCCAGGCAGATAGCCTCAGCCCCCTCCACCCGTTCTTCCCCACCTTCCTTCAGGGCTGACCCAGAGGTCTCTGGGTCTAGAGTTGGCCAGAGATGAGCATTCCCAGGGATAATTCAGACTGGAATAGCTCAGCACCACTGCCCCTCTGCCAGAGCAACGGAGGCAGAATGTGACAGGAATGAATACATTTTCAGGTTGAGGGCCTGGCAGCCTTTCCTTCTGAGGGAGCTGGGGTCAGCTGATAGTGATAGTCCAGTGGGCTCTGCGACCAACTGCCTGGGTTGAATCACAACTCCCAGCTCTggcctagctgtgtgatcttatgGGGGAGTCTGTTTTCTTCCTGGGCCTGAGTTATCTATGTGATGAGGGGTAATATTTAGGGCCTCCGTGTGAGgttgttgtaaaaattaaatcagtCTCACAACTTGTGGGATACGGAGGAATTGctcagggaaggtggtctggatGCCGCCTCTGCTCCGTTTGTCATGGCTGCGACCTCGTTCACGCCTGCAGCCCTCTCCTGGGAGGCCATCCTGGAAGGGCATTCTCCTTGACCTCTCCAGGCTCAAGCTGCCTTTCCCGTCCATTACTGTGATTTGGCCTACAAGTCTTTCTTGTTGCCACCTGACAACCATACTTGAGAAGCTTAGCTTCCTTTGGTCTCTCCCTGGGGAGGCTTGTCGTACCTGATGCTTTCAGGGAAGTGCTTCCTGGAGTTACCAGTAGTCTTTGGACCAAGGATACCTGAGGCTGAGAGCAGTTTATCTACATGAAATGTTGGCATAAATCTGTAAACTTGACAAGTTAGCATTTTCCTGTCCTATTACTTGGcctaagggttttgtttttggtggTGCAGTCTCTCTATATTTTGCTGGTTTATCAGGACCTTCCTCTTAGTAGAAGGAGTAATGTTCAGAAGTCAAGTTAGATTCTGGCCCCAACTCTGCTTCAGATATCACAGGacatagaaatagaaagaaagtTAAAGAAGGTCTGAGCAGACGCCTTACGTGAAGAAGGTCTGAGCAGACGCCTTACGTGAAGAAGGGAGGCAGTGAATGAGGTgaggaaataagaaatgaagtTGACACAGAAGGATCAAATACTTTGCTCAAGGTCACCTGCCACACCCCTGCAGATGCTGACTTCCTATGTTTTAGTGTCTCTAAAATGGACGGGTTAGATAGACCTTAATAATAGTTCCACCTGTTGATTTCATGTTTGTTCCTATTTTCCATGCTGTACATGAATTGTGTCATTTAACTTTCTACAAGTTCAGTAAAGGAAATACATGTACCCTCTCTGTTTTCCACTTAGAAACGTTTTCCAGAGCTTCTTATTACCAGCTGGCCCTGGAGCAGCTGCACAGCCACCCTGAGGCACTGGAAGCTCTGGGCACTCCTCTCAACGTTCACTACCTCCGGCTCACCGACAAGTACAACTTCGTGGACATCGCTGATGCAAAGGTAACTTGCTCCCCCTGCGAACTGTAGGCTGGGTGCCTACCGGGTTGAGGAGGGGCTGCTGTAATCTGGAAAGGGTCTTGGAACAAGCTGGAGGAAAAGGTGCGAGATGGGAAAATCCACTACTTAGCACCTTTAAAAAAAGCACTGTGGGCTAATTAACTTCCACACAAGTGTTCTCCCTTTCCGGGGAATTGACGTGGCAAGGAAGACCTGTTTGTGCTCAGGTCACCATCTGGAACTGAAGGTTCTCGAGCAATGATCAGTGGTGGTTTGCCAGTATTTCAGTTTTGAACTTGAAATATACCTACAGCTAATTGGTGCTCATTCAAATCTAAAAACTCTTTAAACTCTagttttaaatgtaaaagcttcCATGCAATGCCAGTCCATTTTTTCAGCTGTATCTCACTTTTATATAGTTAAACTGATAAAACTCAGCTgaatataaaaagcatttttttccttctgtctgttACAGGAATGATTCTAAGTTGTTTGGGGAATACAGAGAAGACTTTGAGGGAGTTTATAGTTTATGGCTGTGGTTCCTTCTGCCAGTGTGTTCTCAGGAGGTGTGGCTGGGAGAATGGGCTGAGTGAGGCAGTGAAAGGGCTGTGACGTCATCTTGGGAGGTGTGCGCTTGATTCTGCGACGAGCTGAAGGCCTGGAATATTTGGAGGATAAGAGTGAGCTGATCTGACctagtttatttttgttcttgttgttttatTAACTTTAACAGGAACAGTTTTATTGGAATTCTCCCCCTAACTACAAAAGCAATTTGTGCTCAAGTATTCTGCTAAAAATAGTGGTTTAAAAAAACTTCTAATTGCTGTCTAGTTGGTTTTATATTGGATTAGTCCAGTTCGTTGGTCTTCTCCTATGAGTCTGTATCTGTCTGTACTAAGAGTTGTGGctcttcctctttcatttctcattCGGGTCTACTCCTTTTTTCTTGAGTCTGGCTAGAGGTttgttgatttttatcttttcccagctctagattatatttatcttttctattgttttttaaatctattaatttcctctgatttttattatttcctttcactgactttgggctttgttctttttctaactcCTTTATGGTCCAGATCAGAGTATGGaccaatttttaaacaaattggtttttttaatttaaaaaatttgttttttaaatttaaaaaatttgtttttttaaacaaaaaggttTTACCCTTTTTAAACAAACAGTggacttgttttttgtttttctattatgAAAAGTTTCAAGTATatggaaaagatgaaagaatttaTGCTGTGGAACTCATGTATCTGCTACCTGGATTCTGTAATATTTTGCTCAGTGTGCTTTATCCTGTACCTATTTGCCTACCTCTATTTGTTCATGAACCTATCTTATTATTTCCAAATAGCCATACACTTCACCTTTAAATTCATAAGCTGTATATCATTAATCAGAGTTTATGGTTGCTTTTTTTGAGGTAAAATTTACTCTCAGGATCTGATGAATTTTAACAAATGCATCCccctatgcagtccatggggtcgctaagactcagacacaactgagcgacttcactttccactttcacgcgttggagaacgaaatggcaacccactccagtgttcttgcctggagaagcccatggacggagaagcctggtaggctgcagtccatggggtcgcacagggtcagacacgactgaagcgacttagcagcagcatgcaactCAAGCCCCTACCTAGATATAGACTGTTCCCATCACCTGAGAGGGGCCTCATGCTCTTCTCACATTATAGCCATCTCTGAGAGGATAGTATTGTATCCACTTACGTCTCTTTATACCCCCCAGCTGAAGATCCCTGTCTCTGGACCAAAGTCAGAGGGCCATCTCTATGTCAGCTCATCCAGAGATGCCCCCTTTAAGAGGTATGATGGGAaagtgggtggggaggaggaggagaacctTCTTCTGAAACAATCTTGATTTCCCTTTTCAACTGCAGTTGTATGATTGCGGCACTAAGAATTAGTTTTTCAAAGCTTCAGAAGTTTCACAGCCAGGACAACATGCATGCCAGTGCTTTTGCTCTTAGCTCAGTCTGGACATTTTATCCAATGCAAACTACTGAATTTGAGGAGCTTTAGTTGGTGTGGTCTAGGTCTGCCATGCTGTGTCACAGTTTCCAACACTGCTGCCTCTGTCGTTACAAGTGAATAAAGGCCTGGGTTCCTGTTCCAGAGTTATTCATCACATTCTTTATGTAAGCTCTCCCTCCACCCCATTAATTGGCTTTTCTTGTCTGGTTGCCAGGAGCTAAGTCAGTCACTTCCCCCACGGGAAGCCTCTCTCTGAGATGTCTGCTCTTTAGCCAGGATGTATTTTAATTCCTGGGGACAAAAGGCAGTCCCTGCCTGGCCTCGCTGACCCCTGAGCCTGGGATTAGAGGCGGAGCTGAAGGTCGAGGGGAATTAGGAAACCAGCAATGAGGTGCTCCTTCTCTGATTCCAGCCATTCATTGTGAAACTTGCCTTGATGGAGATTTAAATAAAGATAGCCTGGAATAAAAGGTTAAAACATTGTTAACATACTGCTaacataaaatagtttaaaaaatttaagaaattccaAACaactgtttatttccttttaaaccaTGTCTCTTGCCTCGGTGTTTCATTGATGAGAGACTATACTTTTGGTTTTTCTCAGGTGGAACCTTCAGGAGGTCTTCTTAGAGCTCAAGGATGGTCAGCAGATTCCCCTGTTCAAGCCCAGCAGGGACAACGACGAGGTGAAAAAGGAGTGAAAATGATCAGCTCCCTCTGCTCCTGGCCTCCCTGGTCACCACGCGTCCCCCGGGGCTGCAGGTGCAGCCATATGGTGATCTCTGTATCATTCTAATTTAACCACAGTGAACCCTACTGAAGTTTTTAATCAGAAACTTACTATAATTTATAAGAATTTGAAAGTCCTCTGTATAGAAGTATAGAATAAAGGGAATCAGTATTAATAATGTTGATTTCTCATCTCTCACCAACCCACCCCacgccaaaaataaaaaagttttcagTGAAGTTTTCTAGCACTGACGTTTTTAAGTGTTAACATCAGAATGCCAAGGAAGACAGACAAGCACTTCTGTCTAGTCGCTCTACCCTAAATTTATGTTAAGTAGCTTGTTGGTCACTCTCAAGTACTTAtgagtttttcttcttcattgttttattttcttgttttagtcACCAACTGTCTGCCTAATTGAAGACTCACAAAATAACTGCTTTAACCCAAACATTTCAAAAGCTTAAAACAACCACATTTTAGAGAATCTTACCTGTAGGTTTTCTTAGTCTTGCAGGGGGATAAGATCTTCTGAGCACCAGAGCCTATAAATCCCAGAAATCTGCCACTTTTGCTTTGGAAAGGCCAATTTAACCCCCTCAGTATTATTAAGCTTAATGTAGTTATAATCAGGGATGTTCATCAGCTCTTTTCCTGCGCtcttaatattcattgaagggaAATTTCAAAAAGGTTATGCGTAACTGTGCTGGTAGAGTATGAGGCCTTTCATCGTTGTTCTgtagtttgtttctttaaaaaatactctttgaATAGAATATTAAGTGGAGAAGTCTTTCCCTGAGGGCACTTTTTCTGGTGTGATAAATATTACGATCTGTGGAATCTTTTGTGCTGCTCTGTTCTTTAACAATTTATGTGCCGTTCTGTTCTCTAACAGCTTTTACTTCCTTTCAGTGtttgctggatttttttcttgGTGTGGCCAAACCGTAGAAAACCCAAGTGGATCATCTGTTCTGAAGGAAAAGCAAGTAACAATTTTTGTGTAAAATTTGGATTAAGAGGCTTTCCTCTAGTATTATGTAGTGAAAAGATCCTTAATTTCTATTTGAGTCACCATCTTGGGTACTTTTTCCAGTTAAGCATATTTCAGTGTATTTACTTCTTAATGCCTGCATGGCTGATTTTGAACAGGCCAGAATGCAGTCACTGAAGTAGACGCTgtcctttcttttcttgaattGGTGCTGTATTATGTGCAGCCCACTACTTGTGTATCTAGCAATCACTGTGCCTCAGCTATGGTCTCCCAGCAATGACCTTGAGGACATCTTGGATAATATACATCATCATCAGAGGCAAAGGTgactttttaccaactgagcaaatGCTCCAAGCCAGCACTGGAGAAAGGGCTTCACTAGCATTGTAAGAATCACAGACTTATGAAAACAGCAGACGAGCAATCACAGCCAACAAGTGGCAGGAGGACTCCCACTGGCATTTACTAAATAAGATGCTGCCTGGTCTCCGCTCACAGCAGTTTCCATGATACTGGACCAGCAGAGTTCCAAGCAGTGGTGCGAAAATGACGTAGTAGGCGagagagaccagttaggaggAATCCAAGGGGCCAGTTGAGCCACCCCTCCCTCTTGGTGGACTGGTGACTCCACGGGCCTTGAGGCCTAAGATTTCAGATATGATGGAGACTGCCTTACAGACAGACAGAACATGGAAAAAGGTCTCAGCAGGGAAAGTGAGCTATACTCCAGAAAGATGATCTGCCCTTTGGCCGGTTAGCTGAAGAAGATACAGTAAAAGCAAGCTCTGGACAGGTGAGGTGGCCAGTGTTAGCATTTTACATGCAGCTTATAGCCATCAGATTTTGGAGTAAGTATATGATTCTACTGTTAGGAGAATGTGCCAAATTATACTGATAAGACCTGTATGACTTTCAGAAGTCACAGATTTTACTGTCATTTATCCCATTTTTCTCGATTTGGCTTCCCCCTACCTGTCTTCCTTCCAACTATTCACCAGTCCAGGGATTTAATAATACCCGCTGAGACAAGGTTCTATCACTCCCAGTTTTGGTAAAGTTGTATTCAGCAAAGATGAAACTAAATTACATCCACATGAAGCTACCAGCACTTGGCAAACAGTggcctctctcctcttcccattgGAAAGGCCAAAGAAATGTTCTCTTAACAGCAGCTTTAGGGCTTTCTGAAGGCAAGCAGCCTTAGGCTGTGGACTCGGGTGTTTTCAGCTTGTCCATATTAAAGATATGAATAGATATGAATAAATACCTATCGGTTACCAGTCTTACAGGTGAGGCAGTGTTCCTACTGCTTGTTGGGAGGCTTGGCCAAAGGAGCCCTGATGATGGCGGCAGGGCATCAAGGAGGTGGTGAGAGGGTGAGGGAAAACCTCCAGGCTCCACCCACAAGAAGACTCTCGACTCTTCAGTAACCCGTTTGGTTAAAAGTCCTGTCAGGAATGTGTAAAGAGAAACTGACGTTGTATGATCCAGGGTTCAAAAGTGGGAGATGAAATGTTAGAAACACGTCTCAGACACAGGTATGTACCACAGACCACATGTAGCACGTTAAACACCTTTCATTATTAAAGAATGATCCTCCAAGGCAGAAGTTGTTCTTCTGCCACCACATAACCTTTATACTTTTACATTTGGCTACCATGTGTCAGTTACCTTGCAGTCTTAATATGAAGGTAAGTTTTtacttacaaattttttttttataaagtaagaaactataaaaactatgggcttccctgatagctcaggtggtaaagaatccacctccaattcaggagacccaggtttgattcctgggttgggaagatcccctggagaagtgaaggctacccactccagtattctggcctggagaattccacatactgtatagtccatgggttcgcaaagagtcagacatgactgagtgactttcacgaaaactacaggccaatctCTCATGACTGTagtaaaattctaaagaaaatgttAGCAAACTGAGTCCAGTGACATACACTAAGTGGTATATCGTATCTCTCACAAAGTATTTTGTGCCTCCCATGCAGTGCCCTTCCCTATGGGGAGATTATACTTCCCTGCCAGCCCTCAGTTCaccattatcttctttttctcttttccctaaaATCAGTGATGTTCCAGATGGCAGCTACTCCCAGGACCTGGGTGCTAGAATAAAGATGACCCAAAATGAGACAGGTAGCCTGAGCGAGAAATAAACCCTTCTAAGTCCTTACAACTGGGGATATTTTCACTCCAGCTTAACTGGACTTTTAACAGTGACTGAGAGGTCTATTTCAGAAATGGAAGGGTGGCTTCATATTAGGAGAACCACTAGCATAGTTCATCACATGAATAAAAGGCTAAGGAGGAAAGCATGTATGCTGATTTTACAAGATACAAAAAGGCATTTGACTAAAATTAAG
This DNA window, taken from Bos indicus isolate NIAB-ARS_2022 breed Sahiwal x Tharparkar chromosome 4, NIAB-ARS_B.indTharparkar_mat_pri_1.0, whole genome shotgun sequence, encodes the following:
- the COA1 gene encoding cytochrome c oxidase assembly factor 1 homolog isoform X1; the encoded protein is MLLSRAPGGECPGASLLDSGVLQKLPSWAAFLRWFSRKLGYEVAKSLGSRMSMPLGKQVFFAGVAASGSCAILYYLVQKTFSRASYYQLALEQLHSHPEALEALGTPLNVHYLRLTDKYNFVDIADAKLKIPVSGPKSEGHLYVSSSRDAPFKRWNLQEVFLELKDGQQIPLFKPSRDNDEVKKE
- the COA1 gene encoding cytochrome c oxidase assembly factor 1 homolog isoform X2 translates to MKFFSLCPGASLLDSGVLQKLPSWAAFLRWFSRKLGYEVAKSLGSRMSMPLGKQVFFAGVAASGSCAILYYLVQKTFSRASYYQLALEQLHSHPEALEALGTPLNVHYLRLTDKYNFVDIADAKLKIPVSGPKSEGHLYVSSSRDAPFKRWNLQEVFLELKDGQQIPLFKPSRDNDEVKKE
- the COA1 gene encoding cytochrome c oxidase assembly factor 1 homolog isoform X3, encoding MSWSFSAGLRSSTKAAFLSLGSRMSMPLGKQVFFAGVAASGSCAILYYLVQKTFSRASYYQLALEQLHSHPEALEALGTPLNVHYLRLTDKYNFVDIADAKLKIPVSGPKSEGHLYVSSSRDAPFKRWNLQEVFLELKDGQQIPLFKPSRDNDEVKKE
- the COA1 gene encoding cytochrome c oxidase assembly factor 1 homolog isoform X4; the protein is MSMPLGKQVFFAGVAASGSCAILYYLVQKTFSRASYYQLALEQLHSHPEALEALGTPLNVHYLRLTDKYNFVDIADAKLKIPVSGPKSEGHLYVSSSRDAPFKRWNLQEVFLELKDGQQIPLFKPSRDNDEVKKE